In one window of Gudongella oleilytica DNA:
- a CDS encoding GatB/YqeY domain-containing protein translates to MSLKDKLMEEFKSSMRNKDTIRKNTVTMVRAAIKQREVDERIELGDEEVLEIISKQLKEKKMAIEEFRKGNRQDLVDLTEAEMSILLEYLPKQLSEEEVEQIVRETIDEIGATSLKEIGTIMKTVMPKVKGRADGNMINQAVRKILN, encoded by the coding sequence ATGTCACTCAAAGATAAACTAATGGAAGAATTCAAATCCTCCATGAGGAACAAAGATACTATAAGAAAAAATACTGTCACAATGGTGAGAGCTGCAATCAAACAGCGCGAGGTCGATGAGAGGATAGAGCTCGGTGACGAGGAAGTCCTTGAAATCATATCAAAGCAGCTGAAGGAGAAAAAGATGGCAATAGAGGAATTCCGAAAGGGAAACCGACAGGACCTTGTAGATCTTACTGAAGCAGAAATGAGCATACTATTAGAGTACCTGCCCAAGCAGCTTTCTGAGGAAGAGGTTGAACAAATAGTTCGAGAAACCATAGATGAAATTGGAGCTACCTCCCTAAAGGAAATTGGGACCATAATGAAAACTGTAATGCCAAAGGTAAAGGGTAGAGCCGATGGCAATATGATCAATCAAGCAGTTAGAAAAATATTGAACTAA
- the rpsU gene encoding 30S ribosomal protein S21 translates to MTEIKVGENESLDNALKRFKRSCARSGVIGEVRKREHYEKPSVRKKKKSEAARRKKHSKF, encoded by the coding sequence ATGACGGAAATCAAAGTTGGTGAAAACGAATCTCTGGACAATGCCCTGAAAAGGTTTAAAAGATCCTGTGCAAGGTCAGGAGTTATTGGGGAAGTCAGGAAGCGTGAGCACTATGAGAAACCCAGCGTAAGAAAGAAGAAAAAATCTGAGGCGGCAAGAAGAAAGAAGCATTCCAAGTTCTAA